From a single Nicotiana tabacum cultivar K326 chromosome 8, ASM71507v2, whole genome shotgun sequence genomic region:
- the LOC107813082 gene encoding transcription factor MYB1R1-like, whose product MSSACCDESSAEAVAAGGVEGEIMLFGVRVKVDPMRKSVSLSNLSQYEQPNANNNNESSKVAEEGYASADDAVQHQSNSGRERKRGVPWTEEEHKLFLLGLQKVGKGDWRGISRNFVKTRTPTQVASHAQKYFLRRSNLNRRRRRSSLFDITTDSVSVMPIEEGKNKQEILVPAVLAPPTLPTTIEATKTNAFPVAPIMLPAQIDQSRENPSLLQRNQVNSYIPVRPVPTLSMPNRATAVDLNVNQNSEVEPLSLRLSLSLDQGQASSTRHSAFKVMSSFSNGENIISVA is encoded by the exons ATGTCGAGCGCGTGTTGCGATGAATCGTCGGCGGAGGCAGTGGCCGCCGGTGGTGTAGAAGGAGAAATCATGTTGTTTGGTGTGAGAGTAAAAGTGGATCCTATGAGGAAGAGCGTCAGTTTGAGCAATCTCTCACAGTACGAACAGCCAAATGCTAATAACAATAATGAGTCATCTAAAGTGGCTGAGGAAGGGTATGCCTCTGCAGATGACGCTGTTCAACACCAGTCCAACAGCGGCCGCGAGCGCAAGCGAG GAGTACCATGGACGGAGGAAGAGCACAAGTTATTCCTATTAGGATTGCAGAAAGTGGGGAAAGGAGACTGGAGAGGAATCTCTAGAAACTTCGTAAAGACACGCACACCGACACAGGTTGCAAGCCATGCTCAGAAGTACTTCCTCCGACGAAGCAACCTCAATCGTCGCCGCCGCCGATCTAGCCTCTTTGATATCACCACTGACTCG GTATCAGTAATGCCAATAGAAGAGGGAAAAAATAAGCAAGAAATCCTAGTTCCAGCAGTTCTAGCACCACCAACATTGCCTACTACTATAGAAGCTACCAAAACCAATGCATTTCCAGTGGCACCTATCATGTTACCAGCACAGATTGATCAGTCAAGAGAAAATCCAAGTCTGTTGCAACGAAATCAAGTGAATTCGTATATACCGGTTCGTCCTGTTCCTACGCTTTCAATGCCCAATCGAGCAACAGCGGTTGACCTTAACGTGAACCAGAACTCAGAAGTCGAGCCATTGTCACTGAGATTATCCTTGTCACTTGATCAGGGACAAGCATCATCTACTAGACACTCGGCATTTAAAGTAATGTCAAGCTTCAGTAATGGAGAAAACATCATTAGTGTGGCATGA